The following coding sequences are from one Veillonella rodentium window:
- a CDS encoding anthranilate synthase component I family protein, whose amino-acid sequence MMFPTLDRVKAVAPGYDIVPVYVELLSDVRTPISVLKALKQVSSHTYLLESADNSNHWGRYSFLGYDPKIELFCKNHQMTIKDGTIRTFACSDPAAEIRRILHQYKSPRLEELPTFTGGFVGYFACEYIRYIEPTLDVPVPDDDPAMVNDVDLMLFDKVIAFDHYKNKIYLIANIGTEDLERNYNKAELELNALADLVLHGKEADVPKGLLQSDFTSEFTKEEFEAVVTKTQHYIKEGDIFQAVVSNRREAKFEGSLLNAYRVLRMLNPSPYMFYLSGGDVEMTGASPETLVKLTDGTLNTFPIAGTMPRGKSEAEDLAIEEKLINDEKELAEHNMLVDLGRNDLGKISKFGSVKVEALHMLQRFSHVIHITSTVSGEIQDGKDALDAIGATLPAGTLSGAPKIRAIEVLHELEKSPRGVYGGAVGYIDFSGNMDVCIGIRMAMNKAGKVYVRAGAGIVRDSVPESEYNETIYKAQSMVSAITKAQEVE is encoded by the coding sequence ATGATGTTTCCTACTCTTGATCGTGTAAAAGCCGTCGCACCGGGGTACGATATCGTGCCGGTGTACGTGGAGCTTTTATCCGATGTACGTACACCGATTAGCGTGCTGAAAGCGTTAAAACAGGTGAGCAGTCATACATATCTGCTTGAAAGTGCGGATAACAGCAATCATTGGGGCCGTTACTCCTTCTTGGGCTACGATCCTAAGATTGAGTTGTTTTGTAAAAACCATCAAATGACGATTAAAGACGGGACGATTCGTACCTTTGCCTGTTCGGATCCTGCCGCTGAAATTCGTCGCATCTTGCATCAATACAAGAGCCCGCGACTCGAAGAATTGCCGACTTTCACAGGTGGATTCGTAGGGTATTTCGCATGTGAATATATTCGTTACATCGAGCCGACCCTTGATGTGCCGGTCCCGGATGATGATCCGGCGATGGTCAACGATGTGGATCTGATGCTATTTGATAAGGTTATCGCCTTCGATCATTACAAAAATAAAATCTATTTAATCGCCAATATCGGCACCGAGGATCTGGAACGGAACTATAACAAGGCCGAACTTGAGCTGAATGCATTGGCAGACCTCGTGCTTCATGGTAAGGAGGCGGATGTGCCGAAGGGCCTGCTGCAGTCCGATTTTACATCAGAGTTTACAAAGGAAGAGTTTGAAGCGGTCGTTACAAAGACACAGCATTACATCAAGGAAGGGGATATCTTTCAGGCCGTTGTGTCGAATCGGCGCGAAGCGAAGTTTGAAGGCAGTCTTTTGAATGCGTATCGCGTGTTGCGTATGCTGAATCCTTCGCCGTATATGTTTTACCTGTCCGGCGGTGATGTGGAAATGACCGGCGCATCGCCCGAAACATTAGTGAAACTGACGGATGGCACGCTTAACACATTCCCGATTGCGGGAACGATGCCTCGCGGTAAAAGTGAAGCGGAGGATCTTGCTATCGAGGAAAAACTCATCAATGACGAGAAAGAGCTGGCGGAACATAATATGCTCGTCGACTTAGGTCGTAATGATTTGGGTAAAATCTCCAAATTCGGTTCCGTGAAAGTAGAGGCTTTACATATGCTGCAGCGCTTCTCTCACGTCATCCATATCACCTCCACCGTAAGCGGTGAAATTCAGGACGGTAAGGATGCATTGGACGCCATCGGCGCTACATTGCCGGCAGGGACTTTATCCGGAGCGCCGAAGATTCGGGCGATCGAAGTTCTGCATGAGCTTGAAAAGAGTCCGCGCGGTGTATACGGCGGTGCCGTAGGCTATATCGACTTTTCCGGTAACATGGACGTATGTATCGGCATTCGCATGGCGATGAATAAGGCCGGCAAGGTATATGTTCGGGCCGGTGCCGGTATTGTACGCGACTCCGTTCCTGAAAGTGAATATAATGAAACGATTTATAAGGCGCAGTCCATGGTGAGCGCTATTACAAAGGCACAGGAGGTGGAATAA
- a CDS encoding anthranilate synthase component II: protein MVLLIDNYDSFSFNLYQLVGSVDPDIKVIRSDELTVDEIRALKPDHVILSPGPGRPVDAGVYEDLLRECKGEFPILGVCLGHQAIGEVFGGTVSYAKQVMHGKQSVAKQVRLSKILKDVPEEFEVARYHSLAIIDETIPSDLIITSVTADGEVMSVEHKDYPIYGVQFHPESIMTPNGEQMIRNFLGK from the coding sequence ATGGTACTCCTCATCGATAATTACGACAGCTTTTCCTTTAATTTGTATCAACTGGTGGGATCCGTTGATCCGGATATCAAGGTGATTCGCAGTGATGAACTGACGGTTGATGAAATAAGAGCGTTGAAACCGGACCATGTGATACTTTCACCGGGACCGGGCAGGCCTGTCGACGCAGGCGTATATGAAGACCTGCTGCGCGAATGCAAAGGAGAATTTCCGATTCTCGGCGTGTGTCTCGGACATCAGGCCATCGGCGAAGTATTCGGCGGCACCGTGTCCTATGCAAAGCAGGTGATGCACGGTAAACAAAGCGTGGCGAAACAGGTGCGTCTGTCAAAAATCCTCAAAGATGTGCCCGAAGAATTTGAAGTGGCAAGATACCACTCCCTGGCGATTATTGATGAAACAATTCCGAGCGATCTCATCATTACATCCGTTACAGCGGATGGCGAAGTGATGAGCGTGGAACATAAGGACTATCCGATTTACGGCGTGCAGTTTCATCCGGAGTCGATCATGACGCCGAACGGGGAACAAATGATTCGCAATTTCTTAGGCAAGTAA
- the trpD gene encoding anthranilate phosphoribosyltransferase: MIKDALYAVTHGQDLSYDLAKDTMNKIMSGDVSEIPIAGFLCALAAKGSTVDEVTAFAEVMREKAGSVPHNGTVVEIVGTGGDEANTFNISTTSGFIIAAAGIPVAKHGNRSVSSKCGAADLIEALGAKLELDGAQNEQVLDKANMCFMFAPVYHQAMKYAGPVRKALGVRTVFNILGPLANPAGATVELMGVYDKALVEPLARVLSNLGVKRGAVVHGFDGLDEITATNKTYVCEINNGAFTGYELDPKDYGFDYADKIELEGGDATVNAEITRRVLGGEQGGKRTAVLLNAGMAIYLAKDGLTLADGINEAKSMIDSGKALATMERFVKVTQEV; this comes from the coding sequence ATGATAAAAGATGCATTATATGCTGTAACGCATGGTCAGGATTTATCCTATGACCTTGCAAAGGATACGATGAACAAAATTATGAGCGGCGATGTATCGGAGATTCCGATAGCCGGTTTCTTATGTGCTCTTGCGGCCAAAGGCTCTACGGTAGACGAGGTGACCGCTTTTGCAGAGGTTATGCGCGAGAAGGCGGGCTCCGTACCTCATAACGGCACGGTTGTGGAAATTGTAGGCACCGGCGGTGATGAAGCGAATACGTTCAACATTTCCACTACTTCCGGGTTTATCATTGCCGCTGCCGGCATACCTGTCGCAAAGCATGGTAACCGAAGTGTATCCAGTAAATGCGGTGCTGCGGACCTCATCGAAGCGTTGGGGGCTAAATTGGAACTCGATGGCGCGCAAAATGAGCAGGTGTTGGATAAGGCGAATATGTGCTTCATGTTTGCCCCCGTATATCATCAGGCCATGAAATATGCCGGCCCCGTGCGTAAAGCCTTGGGCGTTCGCACCGTGTTCAACATCCTCGGACCTCTTGCGAATCCGGCAGGGGCTACCGTTGAATTGATGGGCGTTTACGATAAAGCGTTGGTAGAGCCGTTGGCGCGTGTATTGTCCAATCTCGGTGTAAAGCGCGGCGCCGTAGTGCACGGTTTTGATGGTCTCGATGAGATTACGGCTACGAATAAGACGTACGTATGTGAAATTAATAACGGCGCTTTCACTGGTTACGAACTGGATCCTAAGGATTACGGATTTGACTATGCCGACAAAATCGAGCTTGAAGGCGGCGATGCAACAGTGAATGCGGAGATTACACGTCGCGTCCTCGGCGGTGAGCAAGGCGGTAAGCGCACCGCGGTTCTCCTCAATGCGGGTATGGCGATTTATCTGGCCAAGGACGGTCTTACATTGGCGGACGGAATCAACGAGGCGAAATCGATGATCGACTCCGGCAAGGCGCTGGCGACGATGGAACGATTTGTGAAAGTAACGCAAGAGGTATAA